A window from Nitrospira sp. ND1 encodes these proteins:
- the urtD gene encoding urea ABC transporter ATP-binding protein UrtD, with product MTEHGSIIYLEGVVVDYDGFKALNNLNFIVNHRELRVVIGPNGAGKTTLLDVISGKTKPVAGRVIFGKDMDLIGMREYEITQLGIGRKFQAPSIYGNLTVWDNLDLSLSRPSKGVLSTLRGQSTQAERQQIDEALETIGLTGQASLRAGSLSHGQKQWLEIGMVILQDPELLLVDEPVAGMTDEETAQTGLLLQSLAKRHAIVVIEHDMEFVRQIARTVTVLHEGTVICEGSVEKVQADDRVREIYLGRQKVAQG from the coding sequence ATGACGGAACACGGTTCCATTATCTATTTGGAAGGCGTTGTCGTCGATTATGACGGGTTCAAAGCGTTGAACAATCTAAATTTCATCGTCAACCATCGCGAACTGCGGGTGGTGATCGGCCCGAACGGAGCCGGCAAGACGACGTTGCTCGATGTCATTTCGGGCAAGACCAAACCGGTGGCCGGGCGTGTGATCTTCGGCAAAGACATGGACCTGATCGGCATGCGGGAGTATGAGATTACGCAGCTGGGAATCGGGCGCAAATTCCAGGCCCCCTCCATCTATGGCAACCTCACCGTGTGGGACAATCTGGATCTGTCGTTGAGCCGTCCCAGCAAGGGCGTGTTGTCGACGTTGAGGGGCCAGTCCACCCAAGCAGAGCGGCAGCAAATCGACGAGGCCTTGGAGACGATCGGTCTCACGGGGCAGGCGTCGCTGCGCGCCGGGTCCCTTTCTCATGGCCAGAAGCAATGGCTCGAAATCGGCATGGTCATTTTACAGGACCCTGAGTTGCTGCTGGTGGATGAGCCGGTAGCCGGCATGACGGATGAAGAGACCGCGCAGACAGGCCTGCTGCTTCAGTCACTGGCGAAGAGGCATGCCATCGTTGTCATCGAGCATGACATGGAGTTTGTCCGGCAGATCGCGCGGACCGTGACCGTGCTGCATGAGGGAACCGTGATCTGCGAAGGGTCGGTGGAAAAAGTGCAGGCAGATGACCGGGTAAGAGAGATTTATCTGGGGCGCCAGAAGGTGGCGCAGGGGTAG
- a CDS encoding urease accessory protein UreD, which produces MYLDSSGCAFTSLVNPSGGFVAGDHLSIHASLERDAHAVLSTPSANRVYRSLGEEARQTVDLSVAAGAILEWFPEVTIPFAGSRFTQTMDVQLAKGATAMIWDSLVSGRVARGERWAFTSLRNEIRVMAASGAQLLERYEVKPEQGQVGLVSRYDYVASLFVVSDGIDPMKWPPLRGIVADILDSMGDEVLGGVTEPTVPGLAVKLVARSAEVLVTVQELLWDVVRRELLGLTRPALRRY; this is translated from the coding sequence ATGTATCTGGACTCTTCTGGCTGCGCGTTCACCTCCCTCGTCAATCCATCGGGTGGGTTCGTGGCAGGTGATCACCTCTCGATTCATGCGTCGCTGGAACGTGATGCGCATGCCGTACTCTCGACTCCCTCGGCGAATCGTGTGTATCGCTCATTGGGTGAAGAAGCCAGACAGACGGTCGATCTTTCTGTGGCAGCAGGTGCGATTCTCGAATGGTTCCCCGAGGTGACGATTCCGTTCGCCGGTTCGCGTTTCACTCAAACGATGGACGTGCAACTCGCGAAGGGCGCCACTGCGATGATCTGGGATAGCCTGGTCTCCGGGCGTGTTGCTCGCGGGGAACGCTGGGCCTTCACTTCGTTACGGAACGAGATTCGAGTCATGGCCGCATCCGGAGCCCAGCTATTGGAACGGTATGAGGTGAAGCCTGAACAGGGACAGGTCGGGTTGGTGTCCCGGTATGATTACGTCGCTTCCCTCTTTGTGGTGAGCGACGGCATCGATCCGATGAAGTGGCCGCCCTTACGTGGAATCGTGGCGGATATTCTGGACTCGATGGGTGATGAAGTATTGGGCGGGGTGACGGAGCCGACCGTTCCAGGGTTGGCCGTCAAATTGGTGGCCCGCTCGGCGGAGGTGTTGGTTACGGTACAGGAATTGTTGTGGGACGTAGTACGTCGGGAGTTGCTTGGTCTCACGAGGCCGGCCCTGCGTCGGTACTAA
- a CDS encoding P-II family nitrogen regulator: MKLIEAIVKPFKLDEVKDALLEIGIQGMTVTEVKGFGRQKGHKETYRGQEYTIEFVPKVKIEVAVNDSQVQRVLETITRAAKTGSIGDGKIFVRELTSAVRIRTGETGESAL, translated from the coding sequence ATGAAATTAATCGAAGCCATCGTCAAACCATTCAAGCTCGACGAGGTGAAGGACGCCCTGCTGGAAATCGGCATTCAGGGCATGACGGTCACGGAGGTTAAGGGCTTCGGCCGCCAGAAGGGCCATAAAGAAACGTATCGCGGCCAGGAATACACCATCGAGTTCGTGCCGAAGGTGAAGATCGAGGTCGCCGTGAATGACAGCCAGGTGCAGCGTGTGCTCGAAACGATTACGCGTGCCGCCAAAACCGGCAGCATCGGCGACGGGAAAATCTTTGTGCGGGAACTCACCTCCGCCGTCAGGATTCGTACGGGCGAGACGGGGGAAAGCGCCCTCTAG
- a CDS encoding urease subunit beta, translated as MPAPVIPGEVILGEGDIIALHGRQTLDLTVSNTGDRPIQVGSHCHFFEANRALTFDREKSYGFRLQVPAGTAVRFEPGESKRVTLVALGGNRVAYGINGLVNGKLDDAQVKAAALERAVERGFVAKR; from the coding sequence ATGCCTGCACCCGTCATCCCCGGAGAAGTCATTCTCGGTGAAGGCGACATCATCGCCCTGCATGGCCGACAGACGCTCGACCTGACCGTGTCCAATACCGGTGATCGGCCGATCCAGGTTGGCTCCCATTGCCATTTTTTCGAGGCCAATCGAGCGCTCACATTTGATCGTGAAAAGAGCTATGGGTTTCGTCTGCAAGTGCCGGCCGGAACGGCGGTGCGGTTCGAGCCTGGCGAGTCTAAGCGAGTGACGCTCGTCGCACTCGGCGGCAACCGTGTGGCCTATGGCATCAATGGTTTGGTGAACGGCAAGCTGGATGATGCGCAGGTGAAGGCGGCTGCGCTGGAACGAGCCGTGGAACGTGGCTTTGTCGCTAAGCGCTGA
- the urtE gene encoding urea ABC transporter ATP-binding subunit UrtE, which produces MLRLEKVNVYYGESHILRNVSFDIEAGQVACVMGRNGVGKSTTLKAIMGLLPVRSGSVFFDGSDITKASTDRRAKRGLAYVPQGREIIPHLSVRENLQLGFWARGTSANGTSEKAAFDEVFTLFPKLTQILERPGGVLSGGEQQQLAIGRAILSSPKVLLLDEPTEGIQPSIVDQIEDVIIGFKTARRFAIVLVEQGLHFAARLADSYVVMAKGTVMAAGKKDELSAEMVKQHLTV; this is translated from the coding sequence ATGCTACGACTTGAAAAGGTTAACGTCTATTACGGTGAAAGCCATATCCTGCGGAACGTCTCGTTTGACATCGAGGCGGGGCAGGTCGCCTGCGTGATGGGGCGTAACGGCGTCGGCAAGTCCACGACCCTCAAGGCCATCATGGGCCTGTTGCCCGTCCGTAGCGGAAGCGTTTTTTTCGATGGAAGCGATATCACCAAGGCGTCGACCGACCGGCGGGCCAAGCGCGGCCTTGCCTATGTGCCTCAGGGGCGAGAGATTATTCCGCATCTCAGCGTACGCGAAAATCTGCAATTGGGATTTTGGGCGCGTGGGACTTCGGCGAATGGCACGTCGGAGAAAGCCGCGTTCGACGAGGTGTTCACGCTGTTTCCGAAGCTCACGCAAATTCTGGAGAGGCCGGGCGGGGTCTTGAGCGGCGGGGAACAACAACAGCTCGCAATCGGGCGCGCTATCCTGTCGAGCCCGAAGGTGCTGTTATTGGACGAACCCACCGAAGGCATTCAGCCGTCGATCGTCGACCAGATCGAAGACGTCATCATCGGGTTTAAAACGGCGCGCCGGTTTGCGATTGTTCTGGTTGAGCAGGGCCTGCACTTCGCCGCGCGACTGGCGGACAGTTATGTCGTGATGGCGAAGGGAACGGTGATGGCCGCGGGGAAAAAAGATGAGCTCAGCGCTGAGATGGTGAAACAGCACTTGACGGTGTGA
- a CDS encoding DUF6733 family protein → MNMLVGRKVRTWVLGLALLAGGGGGALGEAQAGTTDDLMDTTKHPVSVTMAMQADSFFGFNPSIYGTYGLTDNIALAFNFTYWTMINGVGVHDNAPWLETDMGLNFTFLDKRLSVTPMIGFVHGQLLSSRGGFFPNGGGSVNERTTAFEGVVPNIIANYTDDRFEGEFYLGYYKAIRSEGGSGGGGATGCTGLVDTNCLGTSQTGGRGTWDFLHYWVSAGMRVNSMWSLGAHYEHLLTTRDSSAPGAAQDYYRWIGPYVEMKLPGNMAFRFTAGKDLTDNQDFYKLKFTKTF, encoded by the coding sequence ATGAATATGCTGGTTGGCCGAAAGGTACGGACATGGGTGTTGGGGTTGGCATTACTTGCGGGGGGCGGAGGTGGGGCGCTCGGCGAGGCGCAAGCCGGGACGACAGACGACCTGATGGATACGACCAAACACCCCGTGTCGGTGACCATGGCGATGCAAGCCGACAGTTTCTTCGGGTTTAATCCCTCCATCTACGGGACCTATGGACTGACCGACAACATCGCCCTGGCCTTCAACTTCACCTATTGGACTATGATCAACGGCGTGGGTGTGCACGACAACGCGCCCTGGCTTGAAACTGATATGGGCTTGAATTTTACCTTCCTGGACAAGCGGTTATCGGTCACTCCTATGATTGGGTTCGTGCACGGGCAATTGCTCTCTTCTCGCGGCGGCTTCTTTCCCAACGGTGGTGGGAGTGTGAACGAGCGAACGACGGCATTTGAAGGCGTCGTTCCCAATATTATCGCGAATTATACGGACGATCGCTTCGAAGGCGAGTTCTATCTGGGCTACTACAAGGCTATCCGGAGTGAAGGGGGCAGCGGAGGAGGCGGTGCGACCGGTTGCACCGGACTCGTCGACACGAATTGCTTGGGCACCAGTCAAACCGGTGGCCGAGGGACCTGGGATTTCTTGCATTATTGGGTGAGTGCCGGAATGCGCGTGAACAGCATGTGGTCCCTCGGGGCCCACTACGAGCATTTGTTGACGACGAGAGACAGCAGCGCCCCCGGGGCGGCTCAGGACTACTATCGCTGGATCGGACCGTACGTTGAAATGAAATTGCCGGGGAACATGGCCTTCCGATTTACGGCGGGTAAGGACCTGACAGACAATCAGGATTTCTATAAATTGAAGTTCACGAAGACGTTTTAG
- a CDS encoding urease subunit gamma, with protein MHLTPREQEKLLIYVAANLAKERKGRGLKLNHPEAVAFITAEILEGIRDGKSVSELMSYGATLLSRKDVMSGVPEMIPELQVEGTFPDGTKLVTVHEPIR; from the coding sequence ATGCATCTGACACCGCGTGAGCAGGAAAAGTTATTGATCTATGTGGCGGCGAATTTGGCGAAAGAGCGCAAGGGGCGCGGGCTGAAGCTCAACCACCCGGAAGCCGTCGCCTTCATCACGGCAGAAATCCTTGAGGGAATTCGCGACGGCAAGTCGGTGTCGGAATTGATGAGTTACGGCGCCACGCTGCTTAGTCGAAAAGATGTGATGTCCGGTGTGCCGGAAATGATTCCCGAACTTCAGGTCGAGGGCACGTTCCCTGATGGCACGAAACTGGTGACCGTGCATGAGCCGATCCGGTAG
- a CDS encoding urease accessory protein UreF, translating to MNTVSLINGLRFIDSFFPSGGYAYSSGLEAAVQALAVRSGDDLFLYVEDMFRHEIAHREAVAVGVAHNALFSNDVQSALSIDHELHALKLGRESRLASQQMARQVVKIAVEQPAAHAVVLGFHAAMEAGRTPGHFPVTLALALADAGWEKAETIAAFCYQTAVGFVSAGLKLLPIGQRESQHLLERWTPTIGECVREAAQLTTMTAWSPVQAIYAMRHGRLESKLFRS from the coding sequence ATGAATACCGTGTCCCTGATCAATGGCCTCCGGTTTATCGATAGTTTTTTTCCTTCCGGCGGATACGCCTACTCATCGGGGTTGGAAGCGGCGGTGCAGGCTCTAGCGGTGCGTTCCGGGGACGACTTGTTTTTGTATGTGGAAGACATGTTTCGGCATGAGATCGCGCATCGCGAGGCTGTGGCGGTCGGTGTGGCCCACAACGCCTTGTTCAGCAACGACGTTCAGTCGGCGTTATCGATCGATCACGAGTTGCATGCGTTGAAGCTCGGCCGGGAATCGCGGTTGGCGAGCCAACAGATGGCGAGACAGGTGGTGAAGATTGCGGTGGAGCAGCCTGCGGCGCATGCCGTTGTGTTGGGCTTTCATGCGGCCATGGAGGCCGGTCGGACGCCGGGCCATTTCCCGGTCACCCTGGCACTAGCGTTGGCGGATGCCGGCTGGGAGAAAGCGGAGACCATTGCCGCGTTTTGCTATCAGACTGCCGTCGGGTTTGTATCTGCCGGATTGAAACTGTTACCGATCGGGCAACGTGAAAGCCAGCATCTGCTTGAACGATGGACGCCGACAATCGGCGAATGCGTGCGAGAGGCCGCTCAGTTGACCACCATGACCGCCTGGTCGCCGGTACAGGCTATTTACGCCATGCGCCACGGCCGCTTGGAATCGAAACTATTCAGGTCGTAG
- a CDS encoding NAD+ synthase, with product MRSLRIAMAQINPTVGDIVGNTRLIQTWIKEARQAKADLVAFPELAITGYPPEDLLFKPRFIEDTHRALRAVAAEARGVVVVVGYVGQGATAVLTSDAPSFPLAGRHELYNEAAVLSDRRILATYRKRHLPNYGVFDESRYFHPGSRLPLLVLNGVTIGVNICEDIWFSDGPTRAQAAAGAEVIVNINASPFHVGKGRMREQVLATRARENRVIVTYTNTVGGQDELVFDGCSMIVDQAGEIVGRGKAFEQDLIVADLDVAAVGRARLTQGRKRPLPPRVAALIDRVDVRLPARKLQSVVVPDLEPPLGRLDEAYRALVLGVQDYVRKNGFKRVVIGLSGGVDSAITAVIAVDALGAENVLGVFMPSPYTSRASREDVADLASRLHIQVDTLSITATFKSYLRALSRSFKGRRPDTTEENLQARIRGNLLMAYSNKFGHLVLTTGNKSEMSVGYATLYGDMAGGFAVIKDVPKTMVYELSHMRNQVGPAPAIPKRVLERAPTAELRPDQKDEDSLPPYAILDPILKAYVEEDRALEDITAMGFDRETVARVIVLVDRSEYKRRQAPLGIKITHRAFGKDRRMPITNGYR from the coding sequence ATGCGGTCGCTCCGAATTGCCATGGCCCAGATCAATCCGACCGTCGGGGATATTGTCGGCAACACGCGCTTGATCCAGACGTGGATCAAGGAAGCGCGCCAAGCCAAGGCCGACCTCGTGGCCTTCCCGGAACTGGCCATCACCGGCTATCCGCCGGAGGATCTGTTGTTCAAGCCCCGTTTCATCGAGGACACGCATCGTGCATTGAGGGCGGTCGCGGCGGAAGCGCGCGGGGTGGTCGTGGTCGTCGGGTATGTAGGGCAGGGGGCCACGGCTGTTTTGACGTCGGATGCTCCTTCGTTCCCGCTGGCTGGCCGGCACGAGTTGTACAACGAGGCGGCGGTGCTGTCCGATCGGCGGATTCTGGCCACCTACCGGAAACGGCATCTGCCGAACTACGGCGTGTTCGACGAGAGCCGGTATTTCCACCCCGGCTCCCGTCTGCCTCTGCTGGTCCTGAACGGCGTCACGATCGGCGTCAATATTTGCGAAGACATCTGGTTTTCTGACGGTCCCACCCGTGCGCAGGCTGCAGCGGGGGCCGAGGTCATCGTCAATATCAACGCATCCCCGTTCCATGTCGGGAAGGGACGGATGCGCGAACAGGTGCTGGCGACCAGGGCCCGCGAAAATCGCGTGATCGTGACGTACACCAACACGGTCGGCGGGCAGGACGAACTGGTGTTCGACGGCTGCAGCATGATTGTGGACCAGGCTGGCGAGATCGTGGGGCGGGGGAAGGCGTTTGAGCAGGATCTCATCGTGGCGGATCTCGACGTCGCGGCCGTGGGGCGGGCACGACTGACCCAGGGACGCAAGAGACCCCTGCCGCCGCGTGTGGCGGCCCTCATTGATCGGGTCGATGTGCGCCTGCCTGCGAGAAAGTTGCAATCGGTCGTGGTGCCGGATCTGGAGCCTCCGCTGGGTCGCCTCGACGAGGCCTATCGCGCCTTGGTCCTCGGGGTGCAGGACTATGTCCGCAAGAACGGGTTCAAGCGCGTCGTCATCGGATTGAGCGGCGGGGTGGACTCGGCCATCACAGCGGTCATCGCGGTAGACGCCTTGGGCGCTGAGAATGTGCTCGGGGTGTTCATGCCCTCGCCCTATACGTCCAGAGCCAGCCGCGAAGATGTCGCCGATCTGGCCAGCCGGCTGCACATTCAGGTCGATACCCTGTCCATTACGGCGACGTTTAAGAGTTACCTGCGCGCCCTCAGCCGATCCTTCAAGGGACGGCGCCCGGACACGACCGAAGAGAATCTACAGGCCCGGATCAGGGGCAATCTGCTGATGGCCTATTCAAATAAGTTCGGTCATCTGGTGCTGACCACCGGCAATAAGAGTGAAATGAGCGTCGGATACGCGACGCTGTACGGCGATATGGCCGGAGGGTTTGCGGTGATCAAGGATGTGCCGAAGACCATGGTGTATGAGTTGTCGCACATGCGCAATCAGGTCGGGCCGGCCCCGGCGATTCCAAAGCGAGTGCTCGAGCGGGCTCCGACCGCGGAATTGCGCCCCGATCAAAAAGACGAAGACAGTTTGCCGCCTTACGCCATCCTCGATCCGATTCTCAAGGCCTATGTCGAAGAAGACCGTGCGTTGGAAGACATTACAGCGATGGGGTTCGATCGGGAGACGGTCGCGCGGGTGATCGTGCTGGTGGACCGGAGTGAGTACAAGCGGCGGCAGGCGCCGCTGGGAATCAAGATTACGCATCGAGCGTTCGGGAAGGATCGGCGGATGCCGATCACTAACGGGTATCGGTAG
- the ureG gene encoding urease accessory protein UreG — MHREDEHFCGSGRPTDARAKGIPVIGIGGPVGSGKTALVEALCLKLRDRYSLAVVTNDIFTKEDAEFLTKRGALPQDRILGVETGGCPHTAIREDASHNQAALDDLLKRHSEVELMFVESGGDNLAATFSPELVDKVIYVIDVAAGDKIPRKGGPGITRSDLLVINKIDLAPHVGADLEVMDRDSRRMRGELPFIFTNLHTGEGLDRVIEWIEQALPLHTHQH, encoded by the coding sequence ATGCATCGTGAGGATGAACATTTCTGTGGGAGCGGTCGTCCGACTGACGCGCGAGCGAAAGGTATTCCCGTCATCGGCATCGGAGGGCCGGTCGGATCGGGCAAGACGGCCCTTGTTGAAGCGCTCTGCTTAAAATTGCGGGATCGGTATAGTTTGGCGGTGGTAACCAACGATATTTTCACGAAGGAAGATGCGGAGTTTCTGACGAAACGAGGGGCGCTGCCGCAGGACCGCATTCTTGGTGTGGAAACGGGCGGGTGCCCGCACACGGCGATTCGCGAAGACGCGTCTCACAATCAGGCGGCGCTGGACGATTTGCTGAAACGCCATTCCGAGGTTGAACTGATGTTCGTGGAAAGCGGCGGCGACAATCTGGCGGCCACTTTTAGTCCCGAGTTGGTCGACAAGGTCATCTACGTGATCGATGTGGCAGCAGGAGATAAGATTCCTCGCAAGGGCGGGCCTGGGATTACGCGTTCGGATCTGTTGGTAATCAACAAGATCGACCTGGCCCCGCACGTCGGAGCGGATCTCGAGGTGATGGATCGCGACAGCCGACGCATGCGTGGCGAGCTGCCATTCATCTTCACCAACCTGCATACGGGCGAAGGTTTGGACCGCGTCATCGAGTGGATTGAACAGGCATTGCCGTTACACACCCACCAACATTAG
- a CDS encoding urease subunit alpha: MKIPRRQYADLYGPTTGDRIRLADTDLVVEIMRDLTMPGEEAKFGGGKVIRDGMGQSPTATRAKGGLDLVITNAVIIDWWGVVKADIGVRDGRIVSLGKAGNPDLMDGVTKGMEIGPCTEVLSAEGKIVTAGGIDTHIHFICPQIITEALANGLTTLIGGGTGPATGTNATTCTPGPWNIHRMLEAADGFPINLGFLGKGNSSLPEGLNEQVEAGAIGLKLHEDWGTTPATIDTCLSVAERYDVQVAIHTDTINEAGFVEDTIKAFKGRTIHSFHTEGAGGGHAPDIIKVCGEPNVLPSSTNPTMPFTINTMDEHLDMLMVCHHLNPRVPEDIAFAESRIRRETIAAEDILHDMGAISIMSSDSQAMGRVGEVIIRTWQTAHKMKVQRGHLSEHGVEKQDGQHDNWRARRYVAKYTINPAIAHGVAHKVGSVEVGKLADLVLWKPAFFGVKPEIVIKGGFPMSAAMGDPNASIPTPQPVLTRPMFGSFGRTPFSTSLTFLSQAAMEREVPKQLGLQKRVAAVKGCRNIGKRDLKLNDALPRIEVDSETYEVRANGELLRCEPVSVLPMAQRYFLF, translated from the coding sequence ATGAAAATTCCACGACGCCAATACGCCGACCTTTACGGCCCCACGACCGGAGATCGCATTCGCCTGGCCGATACAGATCTGGTTGTCGAAATCATGCGCGATCTGACCATGCCCGGCGAAGAGGCGAAGTTCGGCGGCGGCAAGGTTATTCGCGACGGCATGGGGCAGTCGCCGACTGCCACCAGGGCGAAGGGCGGGCTGGATCTCGTCATTACGAATGCCGTTATCATCGATTGGTGGGGCGTGGTGAAGGCCGACATCGGTGTTCGCGACGGGCGAATCGTGAGCCTCGGCAAAGCCGGCAATCCCGATCTGATGGATGGTGTCACGAAGGGCATGGAGATCGGGCCTTGCACGGAGGTGTTGTCTGCGGAAGGCAAGATCGTCACGGCCGGCGGGATCGATACGCATATCCACTTTATTTGTCCGCAGATCATCACCGAAGCCTTGGCCAATGGATTGACCACGCTCATCGGCGGCGGCACCGGGCCGGCGACAGGCACGAATGCCACTACCTGTACGCCGGGGCCCTGGAACATTCATCGCATGTTGGAGGCGGCGGATGGTTTTCCGATCAATCTCGGTTTTTTGGGCAAGGGGAACTCGTCGCTGCCTGAAGGATTAAACGAACAGGTTGAGGCGGGTGCGATCGGCCTGAAGTTGCATGAAGACTGGGGGACGACACCGGCTACGATCGATACCTGCCTGAGTGTGGCAGAACGTTATGACGTGCAGGTGGCGATCCACACTGATACGATCAATGAGGCCGGGTTCGTCGAAGACACGATCAAAGCCTTCAAGGGCCGGACGATCCACTCGTTCCATACTGAAGGCGCCGGCGGCGGCCATGCGCCGGACATCATCAAGGTGTGTGGCGAGCCGAACGTGTTGCCCTCCTCGACGAATCCCACCATGCCGTTCACCATCAATACGATGGACGAACATCTCGATATGCTGATGGTGTGCCACCATCTGAATCCGCGAGTGCCGGAAGATATCGCCTTCGCCGAATCACGTATTCGTCGTGAGACCATTGCGGCCGAGGACATTCTCCACGACATGGGCGCGATCAGTATCATGTCGTCCGACTCACAAGCGATGGGACGCGTGGGCGAAGTCATCATCCGCACCTGGCAGACGGCGCACAAAATGAAAGTGCAGCGCGGCCACTTGTCGGAGCACGGCGTTGAGAAGCAGGATGGCCAACATGATAACTGGCGCGCGCGACGCTATGTGGCGAAATACACGATCAATCCCGCCATTGCGCATGGAGTGGCCCACAAGGTGGGGTCGGTCGAAGTCGGCAAGCTGGCGGATTTGGTGTTGTGGAAGCCGGCGTTCTTCGGTGTAAAGCCGGAGATCGTGATCAAGGGGGGCTTTCCGATGTCGGCGGCCATGGGTGATCCCAATGCTTCGATCCCGACCCCGCAACCGGTGCTGACGCGGCCTATGTTCGGAAGCTTCGGTCGTACCCCCTTCTCCACGAGCCTGACGTTTCTCTCGCAGGCAGCAATGGAACGAGAGGTGCCGAAACAGTTGGGACTGCAGAAGCGCGTGGCGGCGGTGAAGGGGTGCCGCAACATCGGCAAACGCGATTTGAAGTTGAACGATGCTTTGCCGCGGATCGAAGTCGATTCGGAAACGTACGAAGTCCGCGCGAATGGGGAACTGCTCAGATGTGAGCCGGTTTCGGTTCTTCCCATGGCGCAGCGGTACTTCCTCTTCTGA
- a CDS encoding ammonium transporter — MKRSAQRKTVVVGMAGVLILLAESWGTQVWAQNTPLKVDTGDTAWVLVSSAFVLAMLMPGLALFYGGLVRTKNVLGTIMQSVMILSVVSLLWILFGYSLAFGPDKGGLIGGLEWVGLSGVGSEPHPVYGPTIPHQAFMLFQLMFAAIAPALITGAFAERKRFTSVVLFAALWSVFVYVPLAHWIWGGGWLAKLGALDFAGGAVIHISSGAAALVCAIVLGKRRGYGTDYMAPHNLPMTLLGTGFLWFGWFGFNGGSALGANGIAVSAIIATHAAAAMGAIAWCGAEWAHRGKPTVLGVASGAVAGLATVTPAAGYIAPMSAIAIGLVAGMTCYAAIVWKGRFGYDDSLDVVGIHGVGGVIGILATGLFASKVVNPGGADGLFFGNPGLFGIQLLVAAVTTIFSIIGTFVILKLVDSMTGLRVSSEEEATGLDLSQHNERAYS; from the coding sequence GTGAAGAGATCGGCACAGCGGAAAACGGTCGTCGTGGGCATGGCAGGGGTGTTGATCCTCCTTGCGGAGTCATGGGGGACTCAGGTCTGGGCACAGAATACGCCGCTGAAGGTCGATACCGGTGATACGGCATGGGTGCTGGTGTCCTCGGCTTTTGTACTGGCGATGCTCATGCCGGGATTGGCGCTGTTTTATGGGGGCCTGGTACGGACCAAGAACGTACTCGGCACGATCATGCAAAGTGTCATGATCCTGAGCGTGGTGAGCCTGCTGTGGATCCTGTTCGGGTATAGCCTGGCGTTCGGGCCGGATAAGGGCGGGTTGATCGGTGGTTTGGAATGGGTCGGGCTCAGCGGGGTGGGTAGTGAGCCCCATCCGGTCTATGGACCGACGATTCCGCACCAGGCCTTCATGTTGTTCCAATTGATGTTCGCCGCCATCGCACCGGCGTTGATCACCGGCGCGTTTGCTGAGAGAAAGCGGTTTACCTCGGTCGTCTTGTTTGCGGCCTTGTGGTCGGTGTTCGTCTATGTGCCCCTGGCGCACTGGATCTGGGGCGGAGGCTGGCTGGCCAAGCTGGGTGCCTTGGATTTCGCCGGGGGCGCGGTGATCCATATCAGCTCCGGGGCGGCGGCTCTGGTCTGCGCCATTGTGCTGGGGAAGCGGCGAGGGTACGGGACGGATTATATGGCACCCCACAATCTGCCGATGACATTGCTCGGAACCGGATTCCTCTGGTTCGGCTGGTTTGGGTTCAATGGAGGCAGCGCGCTCGGCGCCAACGGGATCGCCGTCTCAGCGATTATCGCGACTCATGCAGCGGCGGCAATGGGGGCCATTGCCTGGTGCGGCGCCGAATGGGCGCATCGCGGCAAACCCACGGTACTCGGAGTCGCCAGCGGCGCGGTGGCAGGATTGGCGACCGTGACCCCGGCGGCCGGCTATATCGCACCCATGTCGGCCATTGCCATCGGTTTGGTCGCCGGCATGACGTGCTACGCCGCGATTGTCTGGAAAGGGCGATTCGGCTATGATGACTCGCTTGACGTCGTGGGAATCCACGGAGTCGGGGGGGTGATCGGGATTCTGGCGACGGGACTGTTCGCCAGCAAGGTCGTCAATCCGGGCGGCGCCGATGGATTGTTCTTCGGTAACCCCGGCCTCTTCGGCATCCAACTCCTGGTCGCGGCCGTCACGACGATTTTCTCGATCATCGGCACGTTTGTCATTCTCAAGCTGGTGGATTCTATGACCGGGCTACGGGTGTCGTCTGAGGAAGAAGCGACCGGTTTGGACTTGAGCCAACATAACGAGCGGGCGTATTCGTGA